The sequence CGCCGGGCGGCCGAGTCCTTCGGGTGCGAGGTCCGCACCGAGGCGCCGGTCGAGCGCATCGTCAGCCGGGGCGGCCGGGTCACCGGCGTCGCCCTCGAGTCGGGGGAGGAGCTGGAGGCGCCCGTGGTGGTCGCCGCCACCCACCCCAAGATCACGTTCCTGCGCCACGTCGACCGCTCCGAGCTGCCGGCCGAGTTCGTCGAGGACATCGAGCGCTGGCGGACCCGCAGCGGCACGGTGAAGGTCAACGTGGCCGTCGACCGCCTGCCCGAGTTCCCGTCCCGGCCGGGGTTCGACCCCGACGTCCACGGCGGCACCATCGAGCTGGCGCCGTCGCTCGACCACATCGAGACCGCCTTCCAGGACGCCGCGGCCGGCCGGTCCGCCGCCCGCCCGTTCGCCGACGTCTGCATCCCGTCGGTGTTCGACCGCACCCTCGCCCCCGAGGGCCACCACGTCGTGTCGATGTTCACGCAGTGGGTGCCGCACACGTGGGCCGACGAGCCCGACCGGGCCGAGCTCGAGGCCTACGCCGACCGGGTGATCGCCGGCATGGACGAGGTCGCGCCCGGCTTCGCCGACTCCGTGCTGCACCGCCAGGTGATCGGCCCCCACGAGATGCAGGAGGAGTACGGGCTGGTCGGCGGCAACATCTTCCACGGCGAGCTGTCGGCCAGCCAGCTGTTCCACCTGCGCCCGGCGCCCGGCTACGCCGACTACCGGACGCCGATCGCCGGCCTCTACCAGTGCGGGTCGGCGACCCACGGCGGCGGCGGGGTGACCGGCATCCCCGCCGTCAACGTCGTCCGCCAGATCGAGCGGGACCAGCGCCGGGCCCGCCGGCGCCGCCGCCGGGGCTAGGAGGGGGCGGCCTCCGCGGCGTCGGTGCCGACCGGGTCGAGGTCCTTGGTCGCCGGGCCCTCGATGACCCGGCCGTCGACGTCGTAGCGGGAGCCGTGGCACGGGCAGTCCCAGGTCCGCTCGGCGGTGTTGAACGTGACCTCGCAGCCCAGGTGGCGGCAGACCGGCGACACGGCGTGGAGCGTGCCGTCGTCGTCCCGGAAGGCGGCCGCCTTCTTGCCGCCGACGGTGACGACGGCCCCCTCGCCGGCGGCCAGGTCGTCGCCCGAGCGCCGCTTGGTGGTCGTGGCCAGCCGGTCGCCGACGAACCGCCGGGCGACGTTGGCGTTCT is a genomic window of Acidimicrobiales bacterium containing:
- a CDS encoding NAD(P)/FAD-dependent oxidoreductase; its protein translation is MSAGTYDAVVVGGGHNGLVAGAFLARSGRRTVVLERRPQVGGAAVTERPWGPDYKVTALSYVVSLLPPSVVDGLQLARHGYRVFPQGPYFVPYADGRSLALPEDPARRYEEVARFSKADAEAFERWDAWMGGLAAELGPLLSAVPPRIGSRDPADLADQARLAWRLRRLDVRQVGDVTRLFTMSIADLLEDHFESPQVQGVLAVSGVIGTWAGPRSPGTAYVMAHHHVGDVGDGRVGAWGFPEGGMGGVTRAIRRAAESFGCEVRTEAPVERIVSRGGRVTGVALESGEELEAPVVVAATHPKITFLRHVDRSELPAEFVEDIERWRTRSGTVKVNVAVDRLPEFPSRPGFDPDVHGGTIELAPSLDHIETAFQDAAAGRSAARPFADVCIPSVFDRTLAPEGHHVVSMFTQWVPHTWADEPDRAELEAYADRVIAGMDEVAPGFADSVLHRQVIGPHEMQEEYGLVGGNIFHGELSASQLFHLRPAPGYADYRTPIAGLYQCGSATHGGGGVTGIPAVNVVRQIERDQRRARRRRRRG